Proteins encoded within one genomic window of Halomonas sp. YLGW01:
- a CDS encoding EAL domain-containing protein has translation MTQLAPLPRQLTRLLEIPSLSISVADGEAHDAPLVYVNEAFEVLTGYRRDEVIGRSCRFLQADDTDAADIDRLREAIRKGAPITLTMKNRRKDGTLFWNELSLSTIVTDAGRRYLVGLQRDVSAREQAWQHLALTRAVFRNTHDGILVTDASKRIIDTNPAFTRLTGYPQAEVLGKRPNLLSSGKHDSGFYQSMFAAVEARGFWTGDIWNTRKDGSQLIENTTISAIRDEYGEIVNYIGVFRDITQRRLNQARLERIASYDPLTGLFNRSHFNTLLERQLESLEFTQTGLAVLFLDLDDFKPINDSFGHASGDALLVEISRRLKRLMRANDLTARFGGDEFVIALNGLGTVEKARKVAQKVLDDIVQPYALDNGERVTVSASVGIAFTAAHDTTSSALLDAADAAMYAAKQQGKNRIALADPKMLCHQTEDALVRVKAAFEGGEIELHFQPVLDLANDEIIGFEALARWRHPEKGVLGPQHFIDIITHSSLSLPFGRWLIDQAGQVVSLLRRHGHHALIGVNLAQDQIETGAFIEALSATRHRHDLTAPFLVAEVLESTHFHDLDLACSLLNEARQHGALVALDDFGAGISSITYASQLPLNTIKVDRSAVMHVDSREDQHQFISGIIAMGHAMQRQVLAEGIETETQLDSIRNMGCDLAQGYLIGRPMSYEQLHEHYLSDAAAPRYPLRRLSSPGTSGGDEGLSRAISSL, from the coding sequence GTGACGCAACTTGCCCCCCTGCCCCGACAACTCACTCGGCTACTTGAGATCCCCAGCCTGTCGATTTCCGTGGCGGACGGCGAAGCGCACGACGCCCCCCTGGTATATGTCAACGAGGCCTTCGAAGTCCTCACCGGGTACCGACGCGACGAGGTGATCGGCCGCTCCTGCCGCTTCCTGCAGGCCGACGATACCGATGCCGCGGACATCGATCGGCTACGCGAGGCCATCCGGAAAGGCGCGCCGATCACCCTGACGATGAAGAACCGACGCAAGGACGGCACCCTCTTCTGGAACGAGCTCAGCCTTTCGACCATCGTCACCGACGCCGGGCGCCGCTACCTGGTGGGGCTGCAGCGCGATGTCAGCGCACGCGAGCAGGCCTGGCAACACCTGGCGCTGACTCGGGCCGTGTTCCGCAACACCCATGACGGCATCCTGGTCACCGATGCCAGCAAGCGCATCATCGACACCAACCCCGCGTTCACCCGCCTGACCGGCTACCCCCAGGCCGAGGTGCTGGGCAAGCGTCCTAACCTGCTGTCATCGGGCAAGCATGATTCCGGCTTCTACCAGAGCATGTTCGCCGCGGTCGAGGCGCGGGGCTTCTGGACCGGCGATATCTGGAACACCCGCAAGGATGGCAGTCAGCTGATCGAGAACACCACCATCTCGGCCATTCGCGACGAGTACGGAGAAATCGTCAACTACATCGGGGTGTTTCGCGACATCACCCAGCGCCGCCTGAATCAGGCGCGACTGGAGCGCATCGCGAGCTACGACCCGCTGACCGGGCTGTTCAATCGTAGTCATTTCAACACCCTGCTGGAGCGCCAGCTCGAGAGCCTGGAATTCACCCAGACGGGCCTCGCCGTGCTGTTTCTGGATCTGGACGACTTCAAGCCGATCAACGACAGCTTCGGCCATGCCAGTGGCGATGCCCTGCTGGTCGAGATCAGCCGACGCCTGAAACGCCTGATGCGGGCCAACGATCTCACGGCGCGTTTCGGCGGCGACGAATTCGTGATCGCTCTCAACGGCCTGGGCACCGTCGAGAAGGCCCGCAAGGTCGCCCAGAAGGTACTCGACGACATTGTCCAGCCCTATGCGCTGGACAACGGCGAAAGGGTCACGGTCTCGGCATCGGTGGGTATCGCCTTCACCGCCGCCCACGACACCACCAGTAGCGCCCTGCTGGATGCCGCCGATGCGGCCATGTACGCGGCCAAGCAACAAGGCAAGAACCGCATCGCCCTCGCCGATCCGAAGATGCTCTGCCACCAGACGGAAGATGCCCTGGTCCGAGTCAAGGCCGCCTTCGAGGGCGGCGAGATCGAGCTTCATTTCCAGCCGGTATTGGATTTGGCCAACGACGAGATCATCGGCTTCGAGGCCTTGGCCCGCTGGCGACATCCCGAAAAAGGCGTGTTGGGGCCACAGCACTTCATCGACATCATCACCCACTCCTCGTTGAGCCTGCCCTTCGGTCGCTGGCTCATCGATCAGGCGGGCCAGGTGGTGAGCCTGCTGCGCCGCCATGGCCATCATGCCCTCATCGGCGTCAACCTGGCCCAGGACCAGATCGAGACCGGCGCCTTCATCGAGGCACTGTCGGCGACTCGCCATCGCCATGACCTCACCGCCCCCTTCCTGGTCGCCGAGGTGCTCGAATCCACGCACTTCCATGACCTGGACCTGGCCTGCAGCCTGCTCAACGAGGCCCGCCAGCACGGCGCCCTAGTCGCGCTGGATGACTTCGGCGCCGGCATCTCCTCGATCACCTATGCAAGCCAGCTGCCGCTCAACACGATCAAGGTCGACCGCAGTGCGGTCATGCATGTGGACAGCCGCGAGGATCAGCACCAGTTCATCAGCGGCATCATCGCCATGGGACACGCCATGCAGCGCCAGGTGCTAGCCGAAGGCATCGAGACCGAGACCCAGCTCGACAGCATTCGGAACATGGGATGCGACCTGGCCCAGGGCTACCTGATCGGCAGGCCAATGTCCTACGAGCAACTTCATGAACACTACCTGAGCGATGCGGCCGCGCCCCGCTACCCGCTGCGCCGCTTGTCATCGCCTGGAACATCAGGCGGCGACGAGGGTTTATCTCGTGCCATCAGCAGCTTATAA
- a CDS encoding diguanylate cyclase, translating to MMRLLGTLHSRLMLWIGMGWVVLIVSTLAFAYLSGSELIRQANISHLTYEANLIAQQVERSIEQRVIALERLADQVSEDLPTQSSQSVIRHEPMLALFDRLALVSDEGRIIASYPRLESLHNLDVSDRDYYRDVRALGEPYVGEPIKSRVNGRPLVVVSVPITNAEGDYAGQVVGTVSVESSSFFDSLRRIRIGDDGFASLFSAEGTVLSHPDRSRVMTTIGTGVNDDAVSLALLGWEGADEGIMAGGEPALEAFVQVWNAGWIVSVTLPMSQVQAPIGLLVRKLWWVGLVTFLLMLPFLWWLLRVVLGSLHRLERQIGQVAGGQRTRVQLSTRMRELRQLGATFNRLEQQREEVTARLHKRQAFLDAVLASSPVGMFVATPEGEMQYVNPALVKLVGHEGAAGQAVQWAEYIHPEDRQDFLELWREAMKSGRAFLRQIRCTHADGSLLWLEVHAGQVIHQQEVLGHVGTVKDITQRREQEVIQRWEAEHDPLTSLLNRRGFERRLEEAFAEWQQTRQQSVLMLFDLDHFKPINDEGGHALGDDMLRAIADAITPLVRRNDCVARQGGDEFAILMPSCTLSQAREVTRQLLETVAALEVFAAGKGYRVTLSLGAACFLEADLGIEEVIARADAASYQAKREGRNRAIEFAEPA from the coding sequence ATGATGCGACTCCTGGGCACGCTGCATTCCCGTCTGATGCTATGGATCGGCATGGGCTGGGTCGTGTTGATCGTGTCGACACTCGCCTTCGCCTACCTGAGCGGTAGCGAGCTGATTCGACAGGCCAACATCAGTCACCTGACCTACGAGGCCAACCTGATTGCCCAGCAGGTCGAGCGCTCCATCGAGCAGCGCGTGATCGCCCTGGAGCGGCTCGCCGACCAGGTGAGCGAGGACCTGCCCACCCAATCGTCCCAGTCGGTGATTCGTCACGAGCCGATGCTGGCCCTGTTCGATCGCCTGGCCCTGGTCTCTGACGAGGGCCGCATCATTGCCAGCTACCCGCGGCTGGAGAGCCTGCACAACCTGGATGTCTCCGATCGTGACTACTACCGGGATGTGCGTGCCCTGGGCGAGCCCTACGTCGGCGAGCCCATCAAGAGTCGTGTCAACGGTCGCCCGCTGGTGGTGGTCAGCGTGCCGATCACCAATGCTGAGGGAGACTACGCCGGTCAGGTGGTCGGCACCGTGAGCGTCGAGTCCAGCAGCTTCTTCGATAGTCTGCGGCGCATTCGCATCGGCGATGACGGCTTCGCTTCCTTGTTCAGTGCCGAAGGCACCGTGCTCTCTCACCCCGATCGGAGTCGGGTGATGACTACCATCGGCACCGGCGTCAACGATGATGCCGTCTCCTTGGCCCTGCTGGGCTGGGAGGGGGCCGACGAGGGCATTATGGCTGGCGGCGAGCCTGCCCTGGAGGCCTTCGTTCAGGTCTGGAATGCCGGCTGGATCGTCAGCGTGACCCTGCCGATGTCTCAGGTGCAGGCCCCGATCGGTCTATTGGTGCGCAAGCTCTGGTGGGTGGGGCTGGTCACCTTCCTGCTGATGCTGCCCTTCCTATGGTGGTTGCTGAGAGTGGTCCTGGGTTCGCTGCATCGCCTGGAGCGCCAGATCGGTCAGGTGGCCGGCGGCCAGCGCACCCGAGTGCAATTGAGCACCCGGATGCGGGAGCTGCGCCAGCTGGGCGCGACCTTCAATCGGCTCGAGCAGCAGCGGGAGGAGGTCACGGCCAGGTTACACAAGCGTCAGGCCTTCCTGGATGCGGTGCTGGCCTCCTCGCCGGTGGGCATGTTCGTGGCCACCCCGGAGGGCGAGATGCAATACGTCAATCCCGCCCTGGTGAAGCTGGTGGGCCACGAGGGCGCCGCCGGCCAGGCCGTTCAATGGGCTGAATACATTCACCCGGAGGATCGGCAAGACTTCCTCGAGCTGTGGCGGGAGGCCATGAAAAGTGGCCGGGCGTTCCTGCGCCAGATCCGTTGCACCCATGCCGATGGCTCACTTTTGTGGCTGGAGGTGCATGCCGGTCAGGTAATTCATCAGCAGGAAGTGCTCGGCCATGTGGGCACGGTCAAGGATATCACCCAGCGCCGCGAGCAGGAGGTCATCCAGCGCTGGGAGGCGGAGCACGACCCCCTGACCAGCCTGCTCAATCGCCGCGGCTTCGAGCGGCGCCTGGAGGAGGCCTTCGCCGAATGGCAGCAGACGCGCCAGCAGTCGGTGCTGATGCTCTTCGACCTGGACCATTTCAAGCCGATCAATGACGAAGGCGGCCATGCCCTGGGTGATGACATGCTGCGGGCCATCGCCGACGCCATTACCCCCTTGGTACGCCGGAACGACTGCGTCGCCCGTCAGGGTGGCGACGAATTCGCGATCCTGATGCCGAGCTGCACTCTGAGTCAGGCCCGCGAGGTGACGCGGCAACTGCTGGAAACGGTTGCGGCGCTGGAGGTCTTCGCCGCGGGCAAGGGCTATCGCGTCACCCTGAGCCTGGGCGCGGCCTGCTTCCTCGAAGCGGATCTCGGCATCGAGGAGGTGATAGCGCGCGCCGATGCGGCGAGCTATCAGGCCAAGCGAGAGGGGCGCAATCGAGCCATTGAGTTTGCCGAACCGGCATGA
- a CDS encoding porin, which translates to MKKTLLATAIAGAMVVSASASAATVYNQDGTKLDIYGNIQMAYNSVKDDNGDSQDSVDDNGTTFGFAAEHVITSDVTGYLKLELDDFAADEMATYDDTGDSGDTAYVGARGSFGDVRFGSYDQLIDDWIQDPVTSNEYFDLSDSTSAHGAGGAQQTDKLTYTSPSFNGLQFAVGTQYKGSDEGENVTDSGEASFFGGAKYTLGAFSIAAVYDNLDSLDVANAGGTGQYVIDNDPDSSTYGDVVLDDAAAAEGDFGDQYGVTAQYTIGALRLAAKYEVFEDGSTDNDTEFVALGARSGYGMGDVYGAVQEVSYDDARDDRTEVIVGGTYNISDAMYTYLEVATRDAENDEGDGFATGITYVF; encoded by the coding sequence ATGAAAAAGACACTCTTAGCGACTGCTATCGCCGGCGCCATGGTGGTTTCCGCCTCCGCTTCCGCTGCTACCGTCTACAACCAGGACGGCACCAAGCTGGACATCTACGGCAACATCCAGATGGCGTATAACAGCGTCAAGGATGACAACGGCGATTCCCAGGACAGCGTTGACGACAACGGCACCACTTTCGGCTTCGCCGCAGAGCATGTCATCACCAGCGACGTGACCGGCTACCTGAAGCTGGAACTCGATGATTTCGCCGCTGACGAAATGGCGACCTACGATGACACCGGCGATTCCGGTGACACCGCCTATGTCGGTGCCCGGGGTTCCTTTGGTGACGTTCGCTTTGGTTCCTACGACCAGCTGATCGATGATTGGATCCAGGATCCGGTTACCAGCAACGAATATTTTGACCTGTCCGACTCCACCTCTGCTCATGGTGCGGGCGGCGCTCAGCAAACCGACAAGCTGACCTACACCTCGCCGTCTTTTAACGGCCTGCAGTTCGCCGTGGGTACCCAATATAAGGGCTCCGACGAAGGCGAGAACGTGACCGATTCCGGTGAGGCCTCCTTCTTCGGTGGTGCCAAGTACACTCTGGGCGCTTTCTCCATCGCCGCTGTCTACGACAACCTCGATTCCCTCGATGTCGCCAATGCTGGTGGTACAGGCCAGTACGTCATCGACAACGATCCGGATAGCAGCACCTATGGTGACGTCGTTCTTGATGATGCTGCGGCAGCTGAAGGTGATTTCGGTGACCAGTATGGTGTGACCGCTCAGTACACCATCGGTGCCCTGCGCCTGGCCGCCAAGTACGAGGTCTTCGAAGACGGCAGCACCGACAACGATACCGAATTCGTCGCTCTGGGTGCCCGCTCCGGCTACGGCATGGGCGATGTCTACGGCGCCGTTCAGGAAGTCAGCTACGATGACGCTCGTGATGACCGCACCGAAGTGATCGTCGGCGGCACCTACAACATCTCCGATGCCATGTACACCTACCTCGAAGTCGCTACCCGTGATGCTGAGAATGACGAAGGCGACGGCTTCGCCACTGGTATCACCTACGTCTTCTAA
- a CDS encoding ProQ/FINO family protein produces MNNERTAALLATLEACAEARLEELAQARARVAALVEQNRRLEARSHELEIKSRELETRSHELETQRRRLESKSRELEQQHDALTREHQALGETCRELEEKFARAPHTADGHAHPRSQGLAALLSHRARPESAAAQATPHPPSTSRAAPSRSEACPEAQEASGAVPLAAASPEADSSHTDRAPSASAESQARARQAQANAQVQNQSRAPSTDSSAEPAPDASGALASEQGSPSTGEVPSPQALLNQWYRRYPDAFFKGHVRPLRVGIHEDLLAREPWPEKLVRRALACYVHLPRYLKAVRQGAERVGLDGEAAGPVSEGEARYARKKLDELRAQQQAERRKAGRAGKKREGGKVSAAGKTAAAKSSAPDASSQKSPRPGTSSPEAPASDASSKVPSEPSSQEAPGERMERKLGALLAKHGSR; encoded by the coding sequence TTGAACAACGAACGCACCGCGGCCTTGCTGGCGACGCTGGAAGCCTGCGCCGAGGCACGGCTTGAAGAGCTGGCCCAGGCCAGGGCCCGGGTGGCGGCGCTGGTCGAACAGAATCGCCGGCTCGAGGCGCGCAGCCATGAGCTCGAGATAAAGAGCCGTGAGCTGGAAACCAGGAGCCATGAGCTCGAAACACAGCGCCGTCGGCTTGAAAGCAAGAGCCGTGAGCTCGAACAGCAGCACGATGCACTCACCCGCGAGCATCAGGCGCTGGGCGAGACCTGTCGCGAGCTCGAGGAAAAGTTCGCCCGCGCGCCCCATACCGCGGATGGTCATGCCCATCCCCGCAGTCAGGGGCTCGCCGCGCTGCTCTCTCACCGGGCCCGGCCGGAGTCGGCCGCCGCGCAGGCGACACCGCATCCGCCCAGCACGTCTCGCGCTGCGCCCTCGCGTTCAGAGGCGTGTCCAGAAGCACAAGAGGCATCCGGGGCGGTGCCTCTGGCGGCGGCCTCGCCCGAGGCCGATTCCTCCCACACAGACCGGGCGCCGTCGGCGTCAGCCGAGTCTCAGGCTCGCGCTCGGCAAGCTCAAGCCAACGCTCAAGTCCAAAACCAGTCTCGGGCACCCTCGACCGATTCCTCGGCCGAGCCCGCGCCGGACGCCTCAGGGGCGCTGGCGAGCGAGCAGGGTAGCCCGTCGACCGGCGAGGTGCCATCGCCCCAGGCGCTGCTGAACCAGTGGTATCGCCGCTACCCGGATGCCTTCTTCAAGGGCCATGTGCGGCCGCTGCGGGTGGGCATCCACGAGGACCTGCTGGCTCGCGAACCCTGGCCCGAGAAGCTGGTGCGCCGGGCGCTGGCCTGCTACGTGCATCTGCCGCGCTATTTGAAGGCGGTGCGTCAGGGAGCCGAGCGGGTCGGGCTCGACGGCGAGGCGGCCGGTCCGGTCAGCGAAGGCGAGGCCCGCTATGCCCGCAAGAAACTCGATGAGTTGCGTGCCCAGCAGCAGGCCGAGCGTCGCAAGGCGGGGCGTGCCGGGAAGAAGCGCGAGGGCGGCAAGGTGAGTGCGGCGGGCAAGACTGCGGCAGCGAAGTCTTCTGCGCCTGACGCTTCTTCCCAGAAGTCTCCGAGGCCCGGAACCTCCTCCCCCGAGGCCCCTGCGTCGGATGCTTCCTCGAAAGTCCCCTCAGAACCCTCCTCCCAGGAAGCCCCCGGCGAGCGCATGGAGCGCAAGCTCGGGGCGCTGCTCGCCAAGCACGGTTCACGCTGA